In Gossypium arboreum isolate Shixiya-1 chromosome 6, ASM2569848v2, whole genome shotgun sequence, the following are encoded in one genomic region:
- the LOC108483983 gene encoding 40S ribosomal protein S18 produces MSLVANEDFQHILRVLNTNVDGKQKIMFALTSIKGIGRRFANIVCKKADVDMNKRAGELTAQELDNLMTIVANPRQFKIPDWFLNRQKDYKDGKYSQVVSNALDMKLRDDLERLKKIRNHRGLRHYWGLRVRGQHTKTTGRRGKTVGVSKKR; encoded by the exons ATG TCTCTGGTGGCGAACGAAGACTTTCAGCACATTTTGCGTGTGCTGAACACCAACGTTGATGGAAAGCAGAAGATTATGTTTGCTTTGACCTCCATCAAGGGTATTGGAAGGCGTTTCGCTAACATTGTTTGCAAGAAGGCTGATGTCGACATGAACAAGAG gGCTGGTGAATTGACTGCACAGGAGCTGGACAATCTCATGACCATTGTTGCAAACCCCAGGCAGTTTAAGATACCTGACTGGTTTTTGAATAGGCAGAAGGATTACAAGGATGGGAAGTATTCCCAAGTTGTGTCTAATGCTCTCGACATGAAGTTGAGAGATGACTTGGAGCGATTGAAGAAGATCAG GAACCACCGTGGGCTGAGGCATTATTGGGGTCTTCGTGTACGTGGTCAGCACACCAAGACCACTGGTCGCAGAGGAAAGACTGTAGGTGTCTCTAAGAAGCGTTGA